From one Humulus lupulus chromosome 8, drHumLupu1.1, whole genome shotgun sequence genomic stretch:
- the LOC133798628 gene encoding uncharacterized protein LOC133798628 isoform X2 — protein MESPSSCGALNALISILFPSRSNTCDFDESPRDLLKDLAAREFNAFLWISLLTITALLIRRVFKLFQLWSKGSRIPGPPCPSFYGHCKLISRENLTDFLSDSHEKYGSVVKLWLGPTQLLVSIKEPSLIKEMLFKAADKLPLTGRAFSLAFGRSSLFASTFDEVQKRRETLMTELSERLLERANVIPKKAVERIMERINRSMAKGSVDCKMVSQNMAFTILGTSLFGDAFLAWSKANVYEELLMMIAKDACFWASYNITPFWKRGFWKYQHLCTKLKCLTQDIVQQCRRNYKLFHVMDQDHFNETAYTGKYAAYGASSCSNGLMPNKFFFQEYKGHHDAGKDEASGNIMGMMFHGCLTTTGLINNILMRLVTHPEIQDKIYNEIIMAQENSTMPEEQNVDKMILLLATVYESARLLPAGPLLQRCSLECDLNLESGVAIPAGAVLVVPVQLVQKDGLSWGSDANEFNPYRFLSKTRKRSDLVLNTSFSDEAADLGESPFVLNDPSKNAAFLPFGSGIRACVGQRFVIQGVAALFASLLKLYENHQVGKTRDWLENDSWTYPSILRWIASPILYN, from the exons ATGGAGTCACCTTCGTCGTGTGGAGCTCTAAACGCTTTGATATCAATTCTCTTTCCGTCGAGATCCAACACTTGTGATTTCGACGAAAGCCCTAGGGATTTGCTCAAGGACTTGGCCGCCAGAGAATTCAATGCTTTTCTTTGGATTTCTCTCTTAACAATCACTGCTCTGCTTATTAGGAGAGTCTTTAAACTTTTCCAATTATGGTCCAAAGGCAGTCGGATTCCTGGGCCTCCTTGCCCTTCCTTTTATGGCCACTGCAAACTCATCTCCCGCGAAAACCTTACCG ACTTTTTATCGGATTCGCACGAGAAATATGGATCAGTTGTGAAGCTATGGTTGGGTCCGACTCAGCTTTTAGTTTCTATAAAAGAACCGAGCCTTATAAAAGAGATGCTTTTTAAGGCTGCTGATAAGTTGCCTTTGACTGGGAGAGCGTTTAGTTTGGCTTTTGGACGATCCAGTCTTTTCGCTTCCACCTTCGATGAG GTGCAAAAGAGAAGGGAAACTTTAATGACAGAATTAAGTGAAAGATTGCTAGAGAGAGCAAATGTGATTCCTAAAAAGGCCGTGGAACGCATAATGGAGAGGATAAATAGGTCCATGGCTAAAGGGAGTGTTGATTGTAAAATGGTTTCTCAAAATATGGCGTTTACCATATTGGGAACCTCACTGTTCGGAGATGCATTTTTAGCTTGGTCCAAGGCCAATGTCTATGAGGAGCTCCTTATGATGATTGCAAAAGATGCATGCTTCTGGGCTTCATACAATATTACTCCCTTCTGGAAGCGGGGATTTTGGAAGTACCAGCATTTATGCACAAAGCTGAAATGCTTAACTCAGGACATTGTTCAACAGTGCAGAAGAAACTACAAGCTGTTTCATGTCATGGATCAGGACCACTTCAATGAAACAGCATATACAGGAAAGTATGCAGCATACGGTGCTTCATCTTGCTCCAATGGTTTGATGCCAAATAAATTTTTCTTTCAAGAGTATAAAGGCCATCATGATGCGGGAAAAGATGAAGCATCTGGTAATATTATGGGCATGATGTTTCATGGATGTCTTACCACGACAGGCTTGATTAATAATATCTTGATGAGACTTGTTACACACCCAGAAATACAAGATAAG ATTTACAATGAAATAATCATGGCTCAGGAAAATTCAACCATGCCAGAGGAACAAAATGTTGATAAGATGATCTTATTGTTGGCAACTGTTTATGAATCTGCCCGTCTTCTTCCTGCTGGGCCTTTGCTTCAGAGGTGTTCTTTGGAATGTG ACTTGAATCTTGAAAGTGGTGTGGCCATACCAGCTGGAGCAGTGCTGGTCGTGCCTGTTCAGCTGGTGCAGAAGGATGGTTTAAGTTGGGGAAGTGATGCTAATGAGTTTAATCCTTATCGATTCTTGTCAAAAACTAGAAAGAGATCTGACTTGGTGCTCAATACATCCTTTTCAG ATGAAGCAGCAGATCTGGGTGAGAGCCCTTTTGTTTTGAATGATCCAAGCAAAAATGCTGCATTTCTTCCTTTTGGTTCCGGCATACGTGCATGTGTGGGCCAGAGATTTGTAATCCAAGGAGTGGCAGCATTGTTTGCATCATTGCTTAAACTATATGAG AATCACCAAGTAGGAAAAACAAGGGACTGGCTTGAAAATGACAGTTGGACCTACCCTAGTATTTTAAGATGGATTGCTTCACCAATTTTATATAACTAG
- the LOC133798628 gene encoding uncharacterized protein LOC133798628 isoform X1: MESPSSCGALNALISILFPSRSNTCDFDESPRDLLKDLAAREFNAFLWISLLTITALLIRRVFKLFQLWSKGSRIPGPPCPSFYGHCKLISRENLTDFLSDSHEKYGSVVKLWLGPTQLLVSIKEPSLIKEMLFKAADKLPLTGRAFSLAFGRSSLFASTFDEVQKRRETLMTELSERLLERANVIPKKAVERIMERINRSMAKGSVDCKMVSQNMAFTILGTSLFGDAFLAWSKANVYEELLMMIAKDACFWASYNITPFWKRGFWKYQHLCTKLKCLTQDIVQQCRRNYKLFHVMDQDHFNETAYTGKYAAYGASSCSNGLMPNKFFFQEYKGHHDAGKDEASGNIMGMMFHGCLTTTGLINNILMRLVTHPEIQDKIYNEIIMAQENSTMPEEQNVDKMILLLATVYESARLLPAGPLLQRCSLECDLNLESGVAIPAGAVLVVPVQLVQKDGLSWGSDANEFNPYRFLSKTRKRSDLVLNTSFSDEAADLGESPFVLNDPSKNAAFLPFGSGIRACVGQRFVIQGVAALFASLLKLYEIKLQSEAQNNPKPKMINCGFHLVPRTEIIFTRRNI, encoded by the exons ATGGAGTCACCTTCGTCGTGTGGAGCTCTAAACGCTTTGATATCAATTCTCTTTCCGTCGAGATCCAACACTTGTGATTTCGACGAAAGCCCTAGGGATTTGCTCAAGGACTTGGCCGCCAGAGAATTCAATGCTTTTCTTTGGATTTCTCTCTTAACAATCACTGCTCTGCTTATTAGGAGAGTCTTTAAACTTTTCCAATTATGGTCCAAAGGCAGTCGGATTCCTGGGCCTCCTTGCCCTTCCTTTTATGGCCACTGCAAACTCATCTCCCGCGAAAACCTTACCG ACTTTTTATCGGATTCGCACGAGAAATATGGATCAGTTGTGAAGCTATGGTTGGGTCCGACTCAGCTTTTAGTTTCTATAAAAGAACCGAGCCTTATAAAAGAGATGCTTTTTAAGGCTGCTGATAAGTTGCCTTTGACTGGGAGAGCGTTTAGTTTGGCTTTTGGACGATCCAGTCTTTTCGCTTCCACCTTCGATGAG GTGCAAAAGAGAAGGGAAACTTTAATGACAGAATTAAGTGAAAGATTGCTAGAGAGAGCAAATGTGATTCCTAAAAAGGCCGTGGAACGCATAATGGAGAGGATAAATAGGTCCATGGCTAAAGGGAGTGTTGATTGTAAAATGGTTTCTCAAAATATGGCGTTTACCATATTGGGAACCTCACTGTTCGGAGATGCATTTTTAGCTTGGTCCAAGGCCAATGTCTATGAGGAGCTCCTTATGATGATTGCAAAAGATGCATGCTTCTGGGCTTCATACAATATTACTCCCTTCTGGAAGCGGGGATTTTGGAAGTACCAGCATTTATGCACAAAGCTGAAATGCTTAACTCAGGACATTGTTCAACAGTGCAGAAGAAACTACAAGCTGTTTCATGTCATGGATCAGGACCACTTCAATGAAACAGCATATACAGGAAAGTATGCAGCATACGGTGCTTCATCTTGCTCCAATGGTTTGATGCCAAATAAATTTTTCTTTCAAGAGTATAAAGGCCATCATGATGCGGGAAAAGATGAAGCATCTGGTAATATTATGGGCATGATGTTTCATGGATGTCTTACCACGACAGGCTTGATTAATAATATCTTGATGAGACTTGTTACACACCCAGAAATACAAGATAAG ATTTACAATGAAATAATCATGGCTCAGGAAAATTCAACCATGCCAGAGGAACAAAATGTTGATAAGATGATCTTATTGTTGGCAACTGTTTATGAATCTGCCCGTCTTCTTCCTGCTGGGCCTTTGCTTCAGAGGTGTTCTTTGGAATGTG ACTTGAATCTTGAAAGTGGTGTGGCCATACCAGCTGGAGCAGTGCTGGTCGTGCCTGTTCAGCTGGTGCAGAAGGATGGTTTAAGTTGGGGAAGTGATGCTAATGAGTTTAATCCTTATCGATTCTTGTCAAAAACTAGAAAGAGATCTGACTTGGTGCTCAATACATCCTTTTCAG ATGAAGCAGCAGATCTGGGTGAGAGCCCTTTTGTTTTGAATGATCCAAGCAAAAATGCTGCATTTCTTCCTTTTGGTTCCGGCATACGTGCATGTGTGGGCCAGAGATTTGTAATCCAAGGAGTGGCAGCATTGTTTGCATCATTGCTTAAACTATATGAG